ACCTATTCCCGATATAATACCAGATTACATGTCGGTATCATCGCATGCCTATCGGTTTTCCCGTTACTATGGGCAAACAACACCATACCTTCATATATTCATCCTAGCACATGCTTGTTCAAATTGTGCGCCTGTTACTGAAATACCATGTCATTCACGAATTGACTAACATGGAATGAATTCTTCGCTATTTCGTACCGTCAGATCAATGACTGATTCCAAGGGATGTAATTGACGATACCATTTGACCAAGTAGTACCCCAAAGCATACCCAGCCCAAAGCGGCACATTTGTATTCTATCCTCCAAACACGAAAGAGTTTGTTTCCTCTCCAGTATCGGATGAGTGAACAGAGTACACGGTGTCCCACAATCTCTTGGCCTCATCTTCAGACAGAGCATCCACCCATGGTCCACGAAAATCCACACCGAGGACTTCAGCAACAAAGTGTTCCGCCAAACCTTCCCGAACAATTTTCTCCAAAAGCGTAACATCGGCATGCCCATTATTTAAGGCTGTTATCCGATAATGATGGTTGTATTCATGAACGACCGTTGATTCTAAGGCATGTTCCGTTTCGCGTGCTGGATACACCACTAGATGAATGGTATCCCCTTCCCAATTTGTCCAAGCCGAAACCCCACCAAGTCGCTCCCTTCCGAACTTGTCGTGCTTATCCATTGGATACAATTCCACCAACACTTTTTTCCCCGAGGGATATTGGTTGCTTAAATCAATGAGCGTTTTCTGGATAAATGGTTCCACATTGTGAAAATCCATTTGTTTCAGTGTAGAACGGAACACATCGAGGGGGGAATCCAGCGGAATCATGCCATGGAATATTAGATAATTCACATCCTCGTCAGTTAAGTTGAAAAGTGACATGAACAAGTGCCTTCGCTCACTTGCGGATTCCATTTCACACGCTTCAATGAATTCCTTCATCTGATGTAGTCTAGGAATAAATTCTATCGGTTTCAAATTCGTGTTACCCCCTTTCTGATCACTACTGCTTTTTGAAGGTTTCTGCCCCTAAGCGACGTAAACAGAGTATCTGGTGTCTGCATGAATATGGAATAAAACAATCCCATCTGCTGCTCAGTACATGTTCTCTGTTAAGTGTAGAAAGGGCTGATCGCCCAGGTATCCCCAAATCCATGTCGGACATCCATCCTATGTCAAACGTCACTCAAACTCAAATCCTAAACCAGCGGCTACTTGCTCCGGATCATCAACTCCGACGATAAGTGCGTCATAAGATGTGCCGTTCAACTTAAGCTTCAAGCCCCGTTTATTATGATGATGAATCATCACAAAAGTGGTGCCCTCTTTTGAGAGAAACGTTCCCATCGCAAATACGCCAGGAAGTTGGCTACCCGGCATTTTTAACCCATGCACTGCATGAATTACATCATCAAGTGCAGTGACAGACTGGATGGCGGAAACTGGTACTTCTATATCCCCGTGAACGCCCTCCAATTTTTCTATCGTAGACAATCGTAAAACGATGGTGTCTCCTTCTCGAACGAGTTCAGCCATTACATACAGTCCCTTCATGCAATTCTTTGGTTCCAGAATGATCATCCTTCTTGAGAGGCGTAGAACGCAGCATCTGTTGAAATTCCGCGCCGCTATTTGATACTGCTACCCTGATGTGCCATAACGCATCTGAACCAGCATTGTCTATTTATAAATTTTAAGGCAGTGTCCTACTCAAACATCTGTCCCCGAAACTGAAATAAGAAGCAAACTCTCATTACAGCATATCTGTGCGAAACGAATGCTTAAGTCGCCGATTTACATGCCATTTGATCACAGTTAGCGATATCAGATTATCGATGCGACAGTTTCTTCTCTTCCTCATACAAGCGCTCGATAACAAACTGTTTCAACAAAGTTTGATATTTCTTGTGTTTCTTCTCAGCTAGCTCTTGTAGTCGTTCAAGGGTGTCAATGTCCATACGAATTGTTATTGTCTTTGCATCGGTTCTTTTGGGTGGCATTTCTGAATCTTC
This genomic stretch from Sulfoacidibacillus ferrooxidans harbors:
- a CDS encoding PH domain-containing protein: MAELVREGDTIVLRLSTIEKLEGVHGDIEVPVSAIQSVTALDDVIHAVHGLKMPGSQLPGVFAMGTFLSKEGTTFVMIHHHNKRGLKLKLNGTSYDALIVGVDDPEQVAAGLGFEFE